The Treponema sp. OMZ 790 genome includes the window CATTTACGCTCTATTTTAATTTTCTCATTTTTAATTATCGGTTGTGCCGCTCTTTTTGCAGGCGGAGCAAAAGAATCTGACGGAACAAAGGTTGTGGTCTACACGACAAAATCCTTTGCTGCCGACTACGGTCCCGGCCCGAAAATTGCCGAGCTCTTTAAGGCAAAAACGGGCAAGGATGTAGAATATGTCGTCTGCAAAGAAGGCGTTTTAAACAGGGCCATATTGGAGGGTAAGGCTTCTACAGCCGATGTGCTCATTGGTATCGATAACCATCTTATCGAAAAAGCACGCAAAGCAGATGTTTTAAAAGCCTATAAACCTGCGGCCGCAAATAAGATAGATTCGGATGTTCTTATCGCAGAAGATTGGCTTTTAACCCCCTTTGATTACGGCTATTTTGCATTTATGTTCGATACAAAGGCCAAAATCAAAAAGCCCGCATCTTTAAAGGAACTGACCGATCCTTCCTATACAAAAAAGATTGTAGTTTTGGATCCTAGCTCAAGTACAACAGGCTTAGGCATGGTTGCGTGGACAAAGGCTGTTTTTGGTGATGAGTACCTCAACTTTTGGAAGGCCCTCAAGCCGAATATCTTTGCAATGGCCCCCAAGTGGAGCACAGGTTACGGCTATTTTACAGCCGGAGAAGCACCTATGGCTATCTCGTATACAAGCAGCTTGGCTTCCCATGTTTTGTATGACAAAACAGACCGCTTCCGGCCATTGGTTTTCGCAGAAGGCCATGTCATTCAAATTGAAGGTATGGGAATATCCGCTAATGCTGCTAATGTTAAGGGAGCAAAGGCCTTTATCGACTTTATGCTGACGGAAGAAGCTCAAAGCCTCCTTCCCGAAACTCAGTTTATGTATCCGGTTATCAAGGGGCTTCCCCTTCCTGCTTCTTACAAGGATGTTCCCAAACCTGCAAAAATCTTGCGCATTCCTTCAGAAGATCAAACCGAATCGGTCAACGCCGTAATTAATGTTTTACAAAAATAAACAAGAAGGCCTTCGGCCGGGCGGCGCCATATCAAAGATATGGCGCCTATTTAAAATAGGTCGCCCATCTAAGATAGGCTGCCTATCTCTGATAGGCAGCCTTGTTTTGCCACTCGGCAGCCTTATCTTTTTTCTTGTCCTTCTTTCTTTTTTTCTTCCGTTAATATTGAGCTTTCTTCCCTTATTTTCTTCACGATTTGATTTTTCGCATATTACGGGAGTAAAAAGCTCCTTTGATTTTTCGCATATTTTTAGGATAACGGTTTTTACGGTTTCTCAGGCTTTTTTTTCTGCCCTGCTTGCCTGCACCGTAGGCTTTGCAGCGGCCTACCTTTGTGCAAGAAAAAACTTTCGGGGCAGAAAATTTTTAATGGCCCTGTCGAGTGTTCCCCTCTGCGTGCCTGCAATAATCGTCGCCCTTTCCTTTATAATCTTTTTTGGAAATAACGGAATCCTCAACTCGTTTTTAAAGAGTCTACTAAACCAAGATGAGCCTCCCATTAATTTTTTATTTTCGATGCCGGGGGTAATCATAATCCACGGATTTTATAACTTTCCCCTTGCAATGAAAACAATCGCTCAAGTTTGGGAACGCTTAAGTGAAGATGAGCCTAATGCAGCCCTCCTTTTAGGAGCAAGTAAATTTAGAATCTTTAAGACCATAACCTTTCCTGCCCTTTTAAATTCGATAGCCGTTTCCTTTTTGCTAATTTTCCTTTTTTGCTTTTTCAGCTTTATAATAATCCTTCTTTTCGGAGGACTTGCGACTACAACCCTCGAGGTCGAACTTTACAAGGCCGCCCGCACAAAATTGGATATGAACCTTGCAGCAAAGATAGCCCTTACCGAAATATCTGCGGCCTTAATTTTAATCCTCATCTATTCCAATTTGCAAAAAAAAATGAGGGTACAAAACGAAAACTTAAAGGGAATAAGGGAACGCAGCGCAATAAAAGGCCTTAGGCAAAAAATCTTTTTCGGCCTTACAATTTTTATAATTATTCTTTTTTTAATAGCGCCCCTGTTTTCTATTTTTTTACATTCCACATATAATGTAAATTACACTTCTATCTTTAACAAATTTTTTTATTTTAAGGCGTGGAAAAACGTTTTTTTATCCCGAACCTTTTGGACAGCTCTTTGGACAAGTATCAAAATCGGCACTCTTACAGCCCTTGTAAGCCTCGCAGCTTCCTTGTGCTTTGCATACATTACAGTCTTTTATAAATGGAGAAAAATATACGCCCTTCTTCCGTATCTGCCCTTGGCCGTGTCATCGATAATGCTCGGCTTCGGCTGGCTCTTGTTAAGACCTAACGGAACGGAAGTGATTTTAATCTTTGCGCAAAGCTCCCTTGCGTGGCCCTTTGCATGGACTCAGATACAAACCTCGCTTTTACGCATTCCTCAAAATATTATCAATGCGGCAGTCTTGCTTTCACCTGACAAAAAAACGGCCTTTTTTAAGGTGATAGTCCCCTTGTGCAAAAGGGGCATTTTTTCAAGCCTAGCCTTTGTCTTTGCCATAAGTGCAGGAGATGCATCCTTGCCAATAGTCTTAAACATCCCGCGTTTTAACAATCTGGCCTTACTGATTTTTGATTACGCTTCTTCATACCGCTTTGTAGAATCTTCTGCAGTTGCAGTCGTCTTAAGCCTTATAACAGGCTTTGTTTTCTTTTTACAGGAGAAATAAATTTAAAATAATAACGGAGAAACCAATGGAACACGAAAAAGCATTTTTACAGCTTAAAAATATAAAAAAGCATTTTACCGAAAAAGATATTTCCATTTCCTTTGAATTAAAAAAGGGAAGGGCTCTTGCCCTTCTAGGCCCATCGGGCTGCGGCAAAACAACGGTTTTAAAAATAATCGCAGGTCTTATTGCCCCGGATTCGGGGGAGATTGTTTTAGACGGAAAGGATATAAGCCGAACCCCTCCGGGCAAACGCGGAATCGGAATGGTCTTTCAAGACTATGCCCTCTTCCCTCATCTCAATGTTGAAGAAAACATCTTCTATGGGTTGGTTTCTAAAGGCATGTCCAAAAAGGAAGCCCGCAAAACAATAGCCCCCCTTGTCGAGCTTTTTCATTTAGAAGCCCTACAAAGGCGCAAAACCGATCTTCTTTCGGGCGGAGAAAAGCAGAGGGTTTCCCTTGCTCGCAGTCTTGCAGTGAGCCCCTCCCTCATCCTCTTTGATGAACCCCTCTCGGCCCTCGATGCAGATCTCCGTCTGCACTTACGCAAGGAGCTGCGGGCAAAGCAGGAGAGTTTGGGATACACCGCCGTCTATGTTACCCACGACAAGGATGAGGCAGCCGCCCTTGCCGATGAGGTTCTTTACATGGGGTAGACTATTCTCCGTATTCGAGCAAAAAGTCGATTAGGTTTTTGTGGATAATTCCGTCCTGACTAAAATCCATAGAATCCAAAGAGAGTACATATTTAGGGAAATTATCTTTGATTGACTTATAAACCCCGAATTCCCTTTCTCTTGTGGATTCATTTCCAATGTTATAAGCTACCTGATAATAAGAAACATCGTTTTCACTTTTTGCTATAAAATCGATTTCTTTGTCTTTTACCTTGCCTATCGTAACCTCATAACCTCGTGAGCGAAGTTCAATATAAACAATATTTTCAAGAACCCTTTCAATATCCTTTGTGTTGGAAAATCCCCGAGCCTGCCTAAAACCGTGATCCGTCAAATAGTATTTTTCGTCGATTTTAAGTACTTTTTTTCCCGCAGTATCATAGCGGGGCACTGTTTTTATGATAAAGGCCTTACTGCAATATTCCAAATAATTGAGTACCGTATCTGCCGAAACATTTCTGTTTTCATTTTTAAAATAATTTTTTATACTGTTTGCCGAAAAAGTGTGCCCTATGTTTTCCATTGCATAATCTAAAATACGGTTAAAAATATCGACATCCCTTATACTGTTGTACTGTAAAACATCCTTAACCAAAACAGTGTTGTAAACGTCATTTAAGTATTTGAAGGACGGTCCTTCCTCCAAATTAAAATACTTTAAAAAAGGCATTCCTCCCGTTTTAACAAAGGCAGAAAATAAATCTTCACGCGAAACAGCCTTACCGTCAAAGCACCTTATAAATTCTCCAAAGCTGAAAGGCTGAATTTCAAATTCTACATATCTTCCTGCCAAAAGGCTTGCAAGGTCTCCTGAAAGTAAGCCGGAATTTGAGCCCGTCAGATAAATATCGCAATCCAAATCAACCCGCAGCCCGTTTATAACCTGTTCCCAATTTTCCACAAATTGTATTTCATCAAAGAAAAAATATATCTTTCCGGTTAAGTCTTTAATCAAAGGTTTGAGGTATTCAATCAAAGCTTCGGCCTTATTTACCGTAAAAAATTCTATGGATTCAAAATTAAGGTAAATTTTATTTTTATCGGGTACATGGTTTAAAACTTCATCCTTTATGAGCAGTAAAATAGTCGATTTTCCTGCCCGTCTCATACCGGATAGAACCTTAATAATAGGCTTATCAATAAACTTCCGAATTTTTTCCATATATCGGGATCTTGTAATATAGCTCATTCCGGTTACCTTCTAAAATTCGATTATACACGAAATTTAAGGTAAAATCAAGGAGGATTTCGATTATAATCGAAATTTTAAGCAAAAAAATAAGCATTAATCCCTTATTTTAAGCCGCCTAAATCCAAATATTTTAGAACAGCGGCCAGCATAGCAGAGGTTCCCTTGTAAAATAAAGACTCATCCATATCAAACTTATCCGAATGGTTAGGATAAATAGTTCCTTCTTTATGCACAACAGGATTGGATAAAAGGAAAAATGTACC containing:
- a CDS encoding thiamine ABC transporter substrate binding subunit, whose protein sequence is MKNHLRSILIFSFLIIGCAALFAGGAKESDGTKVVVYTTKSFAADYGPGPKIAELFKAKTGKDVEYVVCKEGVLNRAILEGKASTADVLIGIDNHLIEKARKADVLKAYKPAAANKIDSDVLIAEDWLLTPFDYGYFAFMFDTKAKIKKPASLKELTDPSYTKKIVVLDPSSSTTGLGMVAWTKAVFGDEYLNFWKALKPNIFAMAPKWSTGYGYFTAGEAPMAISYTSSLASHVLYDKTDRFRPLVFAEGHVIQIEGMGISANAANVKGAKAFIDFMLTEEAQSLLPETQFMYPVIKGLPLPASYKDVPKPAKILRIPSEDQTESVNAVINVLQK
- a CDS encoding iron ABC transporter permease — protein: MFYKNKQEGLRPGGAISKIWRLFKIGRPSKIGCLSLIGSLVLPLGSLIFFLVLLSFFLPLILSFLPLFSSRFDFSHITGVKSSFDFSHIFRITVFTVSQAFFSALLACTVGFAAAYLCARKNFRGRKFLMALSSVPLCVPAIIVALSFIIFFGNNGILNSFLKSLLNQDEPPINFLFSMPGVIIIHGFYNFPLAMKTIAQVWERLSEDEPNAALLLGASKFRIFKTITFPALLNSIAVSFLLIFLFCFFSFIIILLFGGLATTTLEVELYKAARTKLDMNLAAKIALTEISAALILILIYSNLQKKMRVQNENLKGIRERSAIKGLRQKIFFGLTIFIIILFLIAPLFSIFLHSTYNVNYTSIFNKFFYFKAWKNVFLSRTFWTALWTSIKIGTLTALVSLAASLCFAYITVFYKWRKIYALLPYLPLAVSSIMLGFGWLLLRPNGTEVILIFAQSSLAWPFAWTQIQTSLLRIPQNIINAAVLLSPDKKTAFFKVIVPLCKRGIFSSLAFVFAISAGDASLPIVLNIPRFNNLALLIFDYASSYRFVESSAVAVVLSLITGFVFFLQEK
- a CDS encoding ABC transporter ATP-binding protein codes for the protein MEHEKAFLQLKNIKKHFTEKDISISFELKKGRALALLGPSGCGKTTVLKIIAGLIAPDSGEIVLDGKDISRTPPGKRGIGMVFQDYALFPHLNVEENIFYGLVSKGMSKKEARKTIAPLVELFHLEALQRRKTDLLSGGEKQRVSLARSLAVSPSLILFDEPLSALDADLRLHLRKELRAKQESLGYTAVYVTHDKDEAAALADEVLYMG
- a CDS encoding ATP-binding protein, whose product is MSYITRSRYMEKIRKFIDKPIIKVLSGMRRAGKSTILLLIKDEVLNHVPDKNKIYLNFESIEFFTVNKAEALIEYLKPLIKDLTGKIYFFFDEIQFVENWEQVINGLRVDLDCDIYLTGSNSGLLSGDLASLLAGRYVEFEIQPFSFGEFIRCFDGKAVSREDLFSAFVKTGGMPFLKYFNLEEGPSFKYLNDVYNTVLVKDVLQYNSIRDVDIFNRILDYAMENIGHTFSANSIKNYFKNENRNVSADTVLNYLEYCSKAFIIKTVPRYDTAGKKVLKIDEKYYLTDHGFRQARGFSNTKDIERVLENIVYIELRSRGYEVTIGKVKDKEIDFIAKSENDVSYYQVAYNIGNESTREREFGVYKSIKDNFPKYVLSLDSMDFSQDGIIHKNLIDFLLEYGE